AGGCATGCTTGCACGTTTTGTCCATGAATCTGTTCGGATATCATACCGAAACATGTACGCAGTATGATTATACTGCGAGCCGCCTGCCATGAAATACAGGGAGTCGTCTTGATCATAAATTAACTGCGTGTTACCTTGGCCGCACGCTATTGGTGGGGTTTTTAGCATGGTCCAGCGCTTGGTTTCTATCTCATACTTACTTAAGCTGCATTGCTGGTTATAGTCGCCAAGCACGTACAACGTATCATTTGGCCCATACACCATGTTCGAGTTACCAAGCAGGCCAAATGGCGGCGTTACAAGTTCACTGTTTGATTCATTCGCCCAAGATCCCACCTCGCCTTTTTGCAGCGCCATAGTACCGGCTTTTTTATCAATCGAAACAGTCCCGTACTCATAAGAGCCTTCTAGCATATCGTTAGTTGTCACCGCCACAGTAGCGGTAGCAGCACGGATAGTTTGCGTTGTAATAACAATGCCGGCAACAGTGACAATTACAATTATTATAACCGCAGCAATACGCTTTATCGCCGGATGCAGAACACGCGAAGGCGCATTATACAAGCGCCCAACAAAACTACGTTTTACCCTAAAACTAAGTCTCCGGAACCATATTTCTACCCTAAGCTTAAAACGTGATAATTTGGGACTAGTCATAGTATTAAATAAACTTTATAAATCCTGCTATTAGAAACGCCAATCCAGCAAACACCAGCCCAACTATCAAAGCAATCGCTAGCGTCAAAAATATTTTTCTCCGTGCGTAGGGATTACGGCCAATAGAAACAACCGCTGTTGACGCAACTTTTCCAAAACCGATCGCTGCTGCAATGAACCCGAGCGATGCGACAGCGGAGGCAGCGATATTGCGCGTTGTTTCGGGGTAACTTGCAGACACGCTAAATAATGAGTTGACAAAGCCAGCAATCGACTCTCCAGCCGCAACAACCGCATTATAGGCATAGCTTAATATATTATCACTGCTAATTTGCGCCATATTAAACTTTTTGTCCACCTGTATATTGCCACTCACGCCATATCGTTCTTGGCCGGCCGCGCGAACAACCGTCATGGCATTGCTTGTATTTATCTTTAT
This portion of the Spartobacteria bacterium genome encodes:
- a CDS encoding kelch repeat-containing protein, whose product is MYNAPSRVLHPAIKRIAAVIIIVIVTVAGIVITTQTIRAATATVAVTTNDMLEGSYEYGTVSIDKKAGTMALQKGEVGSWANESNSELVTPPFGLLGNSNMVYGPNDTLYVLGDYNQQCSLSKYEIETKRWTMLKTPPIACGQGNTQLIYDQDDSLYFMAGGSQYNHTAYMFRYDIRTDSWTKRASMP